The window ATCTGGGCGACATTATCGGCGTGAAAGGTGTGCCGTTCGTGACCAAGACGGGGCAACTCACTTTGGAAGTGCAGGATTGGCAACCGCTGGTCAAAAGCCTGCACCCACTTCCCAGCAAAGTTCACGGTTTGCAAGACGAAGAACTGCGTGCCCGCCGCCGCTACGTGGATTTGATGATCAATCCCGAAAGCCGTGCCGCCTACCGCACCCGCTCAAAGATCGTGCGGGCCATTCGGCATTACCTTGACGATCATGGTTTTATGGAAGTGGAAGGCCCAAATCTACAAACGGTGCCCGGTGGAACAGAAGCCAAGCCCTTTAAGACCTTTCACAATGCTTTGTCACACGAATTCTCTCTGCGAATCAGTTTAGAGCTTTACCTCAAGCGCCTCTTGGTGGGCGGTTTTGAGAAAGTCTACGAAATTGGCCGCAACTTCCGCAATGAGGGCATCGACCGTACCCACAATCCCGAATTCACCATGTTGGAAGCTTATTTTGCTTACGGTGATTACAACGACATGATGAAGTTGGTCGAACAGATGCTGCACAGCTTGGTTATCGAGATTCACGGCCAACCGGTGATCGAGTATCAAGGCAAAACGGTGGATTTCAGTTTGCCGTTTAAGCGCCTGGACTTCGTAACAGCCCTCAAAGAAGCGGCAGGGCTAGACTTCGACCCGCTGGATTTGGCTCAGTTGCGGGTTTGGAGTGATGGTAAGCACCCTGAATTTCGCAAAGTGCCGGATTACAAATTGCTTGACAAACTCGGCGGCGAGTATGTGGAAGGGCAGCTGATCAACCCGACCTTCCTCACCGATATGCCGCTGGTGATCAGTCCGCTCGTCAAAGCGCACCGCTCGCGCGCTGGGCTGGCCGAGCGGGCCGACCTCTACGTGGCAGGCTTTGAACTCGCCCCTATCTACTCCGAACTCAACGATGCGCTCGATCAACGCGCCCGCTTTGAAGCCCAGACGGCCCGCCGCGACGCGGGCGACGACGAAGCCCACGAGCAAGACGAGGACTTTTTGCTGGCGCTGGAATACGGAATGCCCCCGACTGCCGGAATGGGGATGGGAATTGACCGCCTGACCATGCTGCTGACCAACAAAGACAGCATCCGCGACGTGCTGCTCTTTCCGCTGCTCAAACCCGAAGACGGCACGCCGGACGCGGCGCAGCAGACCCCACCGGATCAGGGCATGCCGGAAGCCGCGCCGAGCTGAACGGTCTTGAGAGTGCTGGGCCAGACTCGGGCAACCCGGTTTGCCTCTGGCTCAAACGGGCGACGCGGGCGAAATCTCGATTCAGCGTTCTCCATCTATCCGCTCAAAGAAGAGCTGGATGTTGTGAAGCTTGATGTGCTCCCTCGCCGTCATCAAGTGCTCTTGTGCCGCGCCCAGTAAGGCCCGCTTGGGATTTTGCCAAAGGGCCACCGCCAATTTGGAAGCGTGAGAAACGATCAGGGTCTCACCGGGTGAAGCCAACTGCACCGCCACCAATAGCGCCCTCACGCTGCGGGCCAGGGGATCGTCCGGCTCACGCGGCACTTCGGCGCTGACCCGCTCGCCGCTGCGCCTGAGCGTGACCACCGCCGAGTCGCGCCAAGGCGCGTGGGACAGATTGACCTCGGCGTGGGGGCTGGGCGCAGCCGTGCTGCTGCGCTCCAGACGGGCGTCGTTGGCCAGCGCGTGGGCGGTTTGCATGTGGCGGCGCTCGCGGCTGGCCCGCGCCAGGTGCAGCTCGATCTGGCGGGCCTCGGCTTCCCCGCGCACCCGCACCGCTTCTTCGTGCTGGCGGATACTGCGGCTGCCGCGCCGAATCGCCGAGAGAACACTCAAGTTATCGGTATGTACCGTCAGGGCTTCTCCGGTGGGGGCGTGGCGAAGAGCCTCGGTCACCGCCCGCAGTTCGGCGGCGTTGTTGTCACCTGCTTCCATGCGGCCGTACAGGTGCTGCGGCAACTGGCCCGGCATAATCAGCACGATACCGAAACCGCTGCGTCCGGCCTGACCCGTTTCAGCGCCGTCATCAAAACTTCCGTCTACGTAAGCGTGATTCACTGCGTCTCTAGGGTAAGGCCTGAGTGCCTAAGCGTTCGTCAGCCAAATGACGGATGCCGCGCTGAGCACTGTGGCTTGCCCCGGCCCCATTTGCCAGTCAGCCCTCCAGTATGATGGCGCTCGGAGGACTTTCCCTTGTTACCCCAACCGCCTTCCCGCCAGCCTTCGGGCGATAACGCTTTTCAAGCCATTTGGCGCAACCCTTATATTCGGGCCGCCACTTTTTTACTGCTGCTGTATCTGGCCTACCTCGTCTTAGGATCCGTCTCCCATATCGTTGTTCTGGCTGTTATCGCTTATATCATCGCCTACTTGGCTCATCCGATGCTGGTGTGGTTAGAAAAACGCAAGATCAACCGCGCGATCGGCGTACTGCTGACCGTCGTCTTAATTTTCGGGCTGATCGTGCTGGCCTCTGGTCTATTGGTCACCATTTTCAATCAGCTGAGCGATCTTATTCAGCGGCTTCCAGCGCTGACCAAAGAGTTCTTGACTCAGCCGTGGTTCAATAACTTGGCCGACCGTTTTCCGCCGCTCTCCAGCGTCCGGGACCAAATCACCAAAATCAGCCAAAACGGTGCGGCAGGTTTGCAGCAGTACATTCAGCCTTACATTGATACGGTGCTGCCGTATCTCAAGGCCAACAGCGGCGCTTTGTTCGGCGGCGTGCTGAGCGTGGCCAGTATCGTTGGCGAGGCCTTCGCGGTGCTGATCATGAGCATCTACATGATGCTGGACTACGACAAGCTCGGCCTCAATTTCTTGCGCCTTTTTCCGCGTACTTGGCAGCCATTTGTCCTTGATCTCTCCAAAAACGTAGGACAGGCGGTGGGCGGCTATCTCAAGGGCCAACTGATCATCGCGGCCTTCGTGGGCATTTTCATTGGGGTGGCGCTGAGCATCGCAGGCGTTCCCAGTGCGCCTGCCATCGGCTTTATCGCGGGCGTCTTCAACGTCGTGCCGTATCTGGGCGTGGTGATCGGGATTACTCCGGCACTGCTGCTGGCGGCTTCGGCAGGCGGCGTCGTGAAACTCATCGTGGTGGTGGTGGTCTTTGTGGTCGCCAACCAAATCGAAGGCCACCTGCTCTCGCCCATGGTTTTGGGACGCACCACCAATCTGCATCCTGTGACGGTCATCATCGCCATTTTGACTGGCCTGACGCTGATGGGCATCACCGGCGCACTGCTGGCTGTGCCGCTGGCCGCGCTGGGCAAACTGCTGCTGCAGGAATACTACTATCCCAGCCGGGTGTATAAAGACGGGCCTTAGCCAGCACCAAGCCACCTCAAACCTGAGCGCGGAGCCCATGACCAAACGGGGCTCCGCGCTTTTGTGGTTTCCCTCCGCAGCTCAGGCTTGCAGCAACTCCACTTGCCGTCCATCTGGATCGAGTACGAAGGCCATCGGATTGCCGCTGGGACTCAGCGTCAGTTCACGGCTGAACGCCGCGCCCCGCTCCTTGAGCTGCTGAATGCTGGCGCTCAGGTCGCTGACGTGCAGCGCAATGTGTTCTTGCCAAGCCGGATGCGGACGCGGCAACTCGGTGTCTGCTTCAAAAAATTGCAGCTTTCCACCGCCCGCAAAGCCCAGCACCACCCGACGAAAGCCTTCGCTGGTACGCAAATCTTTTTGCAACTCTGCGCCCAGCAAAAGGTAAAAGGCGATTACGGCGTCGGCGTTAGCAGTCAGAAAAGAAACATGCTTGAGGCTGGCTTGTGGGGCGTTCATCCCGCCAGCTTAGCGCGGCTCAAGTGAGCAGGCATAAAAAATCCGCCCTTTCGAGCGGTTGTGAATAAACAATAGCGCGATATACGGGCGGTGTCAAATTTATGCGCTGAGAGCCCGAAATTTTGGGAGCTTATTTGCCGTCTTTGCCCGGCAGCGGGTGGGTGCGGGCTGGGCCGCCGTCCACACCGCCGTTGCGCTCGGTGCCGATGCCGCCTTCTTCTTTGCCCGCTGCGTCGCTGCCTTCGCCTTCGTCGTTGGGCTGGCCTTGGCGGTCTTCGTAATCAAAGCCGCCCAAGCGCCCGTCGTCAAAGCCCGGCTGATCGTTGGGATTTTTACGGTCTGCTTTGACGTCAGCCCGCAGCAAATCTTCGGCAATATTTTTTTCTTCGAGCAGCTCCGGCGTGGTGCCTTCGTCCACCACTTCGCCCAAACGGCCATCTGTTCTTTCGTTACGGTCAGTCATCCGCTTAGCTTAAAGCCGGCGCTGGGCCGGGAGCTGAGGGGCAGCCTTAAGCGGTGTTCACGCTTGGGCGCTTCATGCTAGGCTCGTTGGCTGATGAGCCTGACGCCCACCAAAACCAAACGCGACCCGGCCCTCTTTGGGGTGGGCTTCGCGGCTTTTTTGCTGCTGGGCCTGATTCAGGCGGCCTACGGCCCGGCCTTCTCGGACTTTGAGCAGCGTTTTGGGGTAACTACGGCGGCTGTGGCGGGCGTCAGCAGCGCTCACTTTTTGGGCAGCGCCTTGGGGCCGCTGCTGCTCGGCGCACTGCTGACCCGTTTGCCGCTCAGGGCCGCAGTGATGATCGGCAGCGCTGTGTTCGCCTTGGGGCTACTGGGCCTCTCGCTGGCCCCCATCTGGCCGCTGATGCTCTTGGCCGCACTGCTGACGGGCTTGGGCTTCGGCTTTCTCTCGGGCGGGTTTAATTCGGCGTTCGCCACACTGGGCGCGGGGCCGGCCAGCTTGATCAATGCCATGTTCGGCATCGGTTCGGTGGCCGCGCCGCTGCTGGCGCTGGGCTTCGGCGCTTACCCCGGCCCGTTTATGTTGCTGGCGCTGCTGGCCCTCGGCCTGACGTTCGCGCTCAGGAGCGTGCGAAGCTGGCCCGCGCAGCCTGCCGAACTGGCCCTCAGCAAAGTCAGTCCCAGACGGGTCGGTTTGTTCGGTCTGCTGTTTTTTTCGTATGTCGGCATTGAAGCGGGGCTGGGCAGTTGGGCCACCACCCACCTTGCCGCCATCGGCAACCCGCACCCAGAAGCAGTGACCAGTTTGTTTTGGCTGGCGCTCACAGCGGGGCGGCTGGGCTTTGCGGCGTTCGCGGCCCGCCTGCCTTTTTTCCGGGTGGTTTTGGTCTGCGCGGCGCTGGCGCTCTTGGGCAGTTTGCTGATCACCGTTCCGGCGCTGGCAGTGGCGGGTTACTTGGTGGTGGGCCTGGGCATCTCTCCCATTTTCTCGACGCTGCTGACCTGGTTCACTTCGCTCAATCCAGTGCGGGCCGCGCCGCTGATGCTTACGGCGGGCAGCTTGGGCGGCGCGGTGTTCTCGGCGCTGATCGGCGTTTTGGTGGCCCGCTTTGGGGTGCAGGCCGTTCCGCTCACGGTGGTCGCCGACGCGCTGCTGCTGGGCGCATTGGTATTGTGGGTGCGCCGAGAAGTCGGCAGCAATCACTAAGCAGGAGACGCTGGGAAAGTTGGGCCTTTCTTTTGTTTCTAATATCAGCTTCTGATAGTCATTAGTTGTGTATAAGAAACTGATAGTCAAGAGGGATCCGTCGCTGACGAATTGGCGGGCTGCTTGGTCGTGGGCAGAACCGCTGGTGTTCGCCGTGCTGCTGACTCAGTTGGTGGGCACGCTGGTCGGGGTGGACGGAGCCAGCATGATGCCCACGCTGCGCCACCACGAGCGCCTCCTCATTCCCAAATACGAAACTTGGCTGCACAAACTCGGTATCGGCGACTTCAAGCGCGGCGACATTCTGATCTTCAAGCCGCCCACGCAGAGCCTGAACAAATCATTTTTTGGGCCGCCGTTTTCAGGATTGGGGAGCTACCGCCCCTTTCTGGTCAAGCGGCTGATCGGCTTACCGGGCGATACGGTGCGGGTATCGGGCGGCGAGGTGTATCTCAATGGAGCGCTCCTCAGTCAGCGTTTCACCTCGGCGTACTGGCAATCTCAGGGCTGTTGGGATACGGGCAGCCTGCTCGCCAACGCGGCCCGCGTGGATGAAGCATTGGGCCAAGTCACGCCGCAGATCACCTTGAAGGCGGGGCAATATTTTGTGATGGGCGACAACCGCACGGCGGGCGGCAGCGAAGATTCACGCTTATTCGGGCCAGTGCCGCTGCGCGACATCGCGGGGCGGGCGGCGGCGGTGGTGTGGCCGGTGATGCGCCAGATAGACGCCAAGTACGACTGCGCGGCCAGTTATCGGCCCCAAGATCACGTCACCTACACAGGCAAAACTGAACTCAATCTGCGGTTGCTGCGGCCTCCAGCGGCGTTTGAACGGCTGCCCTGAGGGGTAATTTGACTTCTACCCAGTCACCGTTGACGGGGCAGGGTGTTCCATTCTGAGCGTTCTCAGACTATGCTTTGGCAATTCTTGCCCACGCCGCTGCCATGTGGAAGAATGACGCCCGCTTCAAAGTCAGCCTCAAGTCAACCGTTACGCCCTTTTCGTATGTACCGTTTCCGCATCTGCCGCTTGATGGCAGCGGGTGTGTCCGTCGGAGGATGTATGGCCGGAGAAAACAAACAGATCAAACTGACTCAAGAAGGTTTCGAGCGTCTTCAGCGCAGCTTGGATCAGGAGCAAGTCCGCTTGGCCGAGGCAACCCGCATTTTGCAAGAACAGATGGAAGCCAGCGCCGATTTTGAAGACACTGGCCTGGAAGATGCCAAACGCGAAAAAGGCATGATTGAAGCGCGAATAGAAGAATTTGAAGACACCCTCGCCCGCGCCACCCTCATCAACGGCGACGAACACACCGGCAAAGTGGAACTCGGCAGCGTGCTGGTGCTGTACAACGAGGCCACCAAGCAGGACATGAAAGTGCAGCTCGTCAGCGCCCCCGAAGCCACCATGCGCGGCGGCAGCTTGCCCAAAATCAGCGATGACAGCCCGGTGGGACGCGAGTTGTTGGGCCGCAAAAAAGGCGAGAGCTTCGTGGTCAATTTGGACAGCGGCAAGCAGATGAAATACAAGATCAAGAGCTTGGATTAGGCTGGACTGAGGGAGCGAACGGCTGTTCCCAACCCTTACGACGTTCAAACCTTACACCTTGACTTCAAACCAGACGCCGAAACGTTCATGCGGCGTCTTTTTGCGGCCTGAGCTGGGTTAGGCTTGGCAGCGTGTCGCAAACACCAAAAGAGCAAGCCCCTGTCTTAAGCATCGACGCTTTGCTGACCAACTGGCCGCGCCCCGAAATCCGGGCAGTCACGGCCCGCGCCGTATTGGCTATTCAAAGCCACCTGGCTGAATGTGAAGCGGCCCAGGACGTAACGCCCGCTGCCGCCCGCGCCCTCAAAGCCAGCGGCTACGCGGCGCTGAGTGTGCCCGCTGCTTTTGACGGTCATGAATTGGGCGGCCTGAGTATGACCCTCAGCGAATTTGGCTGGGTGCAGGAGCAGCTCGGCGCGGCGGGCGCGTCGCTGGCTTTGGTGCTGGCCATGACTGGGCAGGTGCTGGGCAGCGCGTTTGCCGCCCGCAGCCTGCCGCTGGAGTTGCTGACGCTGCTGGGCCGGGCCGCTGTGCAGCGGGGCGCACTCGTCAACGCGCTGGCCAGCGAACCGGCGCTGGGCTCGCCCTCACGCGGGGGCTTACCGCAAACCGCTTTGCAGCCGCAGGGCGAAGAGAGCGGGCATTATCTGCTCAGCGGCCACAAAACGTGGGCCACCGGAGCGCGGGCGCTGGATTTCGCTTTGGTCACGGCCCGCACGCCCGACGAGCAGATCGCCCGCGTGTTGGTGGAACTTACCGCCCCGGGCGTGCGGATCGAGTCCACCTGGGGCGGCGCGCTCTCGCTGCGCGGCAGCGGTTCTCAGGATGTGTATTTCAGCGGCGTGGTGGTGCCAGTGGGCAACGTGATCGCGCCGCAATTTCAGCGACAGCCGCAGCATCCGGCGCATCCGGCTTGGTTCTGGACGGCGCTGGCCGGAACGTATCTGGGCGTGGGCACGGCGGCCCTCGCTGCGCTGCTGGACTACGCCCGCACCCGCGTGCCCACCGCGCTGGGGCAGCCGCTGGCGAGTTTGCCGCGTGTGCGCGAGGCGGTGGGGCGCATCGGAACCGATCTCACCGCCGCCCGCGCCCTGCTGAGAGTGGCCGCTCAAGGCTTTGAAGCTGACCCGAGCGCCGAGAGTTTGCCACTCCTTGCCGCTGCCAAAGCGCTGTGTACCAACGCCGCCGTGAGCGCCACTGACGCAGCGGCCCGCGTGGTGGGCGGCGCGGCCCTCTCGCCGGATTTGCCGTTCGAGCGCCTCCTGCGCGACGCCAGAGCGGGCCTGACCCACCCACCCACCGACGCCGAAGCCTTTGAGCGGCTGGGCGGGGCACTGCTCGAAGAAGTGGGGAAAGAAACGCAGGTGCCTTGAAGTCAAAAAAGTCTGCCGCTCATTCCAACTTTGCTATCCCCGCCTTGAGCGCGTACACGGCGGCTTGGGTGCGGCTTTCTAGCTCCAACTTGCCCAAAATGCGCGAAACGTGGGTTTTGACGGTGGGTTCGCCCACGCTCAACTCCCCGGCAATGGTGCGGTTGCTATGGCCCCGCGCCATCAGTTGCAAGATCAGCACTTCGCGGGCGGTGAGGTGTTCGCGCATCTCGGGGCTGCGGAAGTCGAGCACCAAGCGCTGGGCCGCTTCGGGATGCAAGTAGACCTCGCCTCTGGCCGCATGGTGAATGGCGGTCAGCAGCATGTCGCTGGAAGCGTCTTTGAGCAGGTAACCGCTGGCTCCGGCCTGAATAGCGGCGTTGACTTTGTGTTCTTCCAGGGCGCTGGTCAGGGCCAAAACTTCCACTTCCGGTTGAGCGGCGCGGATTTGGCGGGTGGCCTGCACGCCGTCGAGAACGGGCATCATCAAATCCATAATCACCACGTCGGGGCGCAGCCGTGCGGCTTCCGTCACCGCTTCCGCGCCGTTGCGGGCCTCGCCCACGATTTCCAGGCTTTCGTCGAGCGACAAGAACATCTTCAGGCCCTGGCGCACCACGTCGTGATCGTCCACCAGGAGCAGGCGAATGGTAGGGGCGTTGGTGTGGGATTGGGTCATGGTGAAACTCCTTTTACGGTCAGTGAGCCGCCCGTGAGGCTGAGCGTGGCGGTGAGTTGAGGGCCGTCAGGCTGGCCCTCTTGCAGGTAGTGGCGCACCCGGGCCGAGTCCCGCCCGCTCCCAGCGGAATCAAGTTCTCGGAAACTGGGCGGCAGGTTGATTGTGGCCCCGCCGAGTTGCTTGACAGTCAAATCGGCCCGCGCCGTCAGCGGAACGCGGAGCACCGTCTGGCCGCTGACGCTGGCGGCGCTGAGGGTGCTCTGGGCGGTGCCTTCCGGCA of the Deinococcus detaillensis genome contains:
- a CDS encoding VOC family protein, coding for MNAPQASLKHVSFLTANADAVIAFYLLLGAELQKDLRTSEGFRRVVLGFAGGGKLQFFEADTELPRPHPAWQEHIALHVSDLSASIQQLKERGAAFSRELTLSPSGNPMAFVLDPDGRQVELLQA
- a CDS encoding AI-2E family transporter, with the translated sequence MLPQPPSRQPSGDNAFQAIWRNPYIRAATFLLLLYLAYLVLGSVSHIVVLAVIAYIIAYLAHPMLVWLEKRKINRAIGVLLTVVLIFGLIVLASGLLVTIFNQLSDLIQRLPALTKEFLTQPWFNNLADRFPPLSSVRDQITKISQNGAAGLQQYIQPYIDTVLPYLKANSGALFGGVLSVASIVGEAFAVLIMSIYMMLDYDKLGLNFLRLFPRTWQPFVLDLSKNVGQAVGGYLKGQLIIAAFVGIFIGVALSIAGVPSAPAIGFIAGVFNVVPYLGVVIGITPALLLAASAGGVVKLIVVVVVFVVANQIEGHLLSPMVLGRTTNLHPVTVIIAILTGLTLMGITGALLAVPLAALGKLLLQEYYYPSRVYKDGP
- a CDS encoding GreA/GreB family elongation factor, which translates into the protein MAGENKQIKLTQEGFERLQRSLDQEQVRLAEATRILQEQMEASADFEDTGLEDAKREKGMIEARIEEFEDTLARATLINGDEHTGKVELGSVLVLYNEATKQDMKVQLVSAPEATMRGGSLPKISDDSPVGRELLGRKKGESFVVNLDSGKQMKYKIKSLD
- the lepB gene encoding signal peptidase I, yielding MYKKLIVKRDPSLTNWRAAWSWAEPLVFAVLLTQLVGTLVGVDGASMMPTLRHHERLLIPKYETWLHKLGIGDFKRGDILIFKPPTQSLNKSFFGPPFSGLGSYRPFLVKRLIGLPGDTVRVSGGEVYLNGALLSQRFTSAYWQSQGCWDTGSLLANAARVDEALGQVTPQITLKAGQYFVMGDNRTAGGSEDSRLFGPVPLRDIAGRAAAVVWPVMRQIDAKYDCAASYRPQDHVTYTGKTELNLRLLRPPAAFERLP
- a CDS encoding ribonuclease HI: MNHAYVDGSFDDGAETGQAGRSGFGIVLIMPGQLPQHLYGRMEAGDNNAAELRAVTEALRHAPTGEALTVHTDNLSVLSAIRRGSRSIRQHEEAVRVRGEAEARQIELHLARASRERRHMQTAHALANDARLERSSTAAPSPHAEVNLSHAPWRDSAVVTLRRSGERVSAEVPREPDDPLARSVRALLVAVQLASPGETLIVSHASKLAVALWQNPKRALLGAAQEHLMTAREHIKLHNIQLFFERIDGER
- a CDS encoding acyl-CoA dehydrogenase family protein, with translation MSQTPKEQAPVLSIDALLTNWPRPEIRAVTARAVLAIQSHLAECEAAQDVTPAAARALKASGYAALSVPAAFDGHELGGLSMTLSEFGWVQEQLGAAGASLALVLAMTGQVLGSAFAARSLPLELLTLLGRAAVQRGALVNALASEPALGSPSRGGLPQTALQPQGEESGHYLLSGHKTWATGARALDFALVTARTPDEQIARVLVELTAPGVRIESTWGGALSLRGSGSQDVYFSGVVVPVGNVIAPQFQRQPQHPAHPAWFWTALAGTYLGVGTAALAALLDYARTRVPTALGQPLASLPRVREAVGRIGTDLTAARALLRVAAQGFEADPSAESLPLLAAAKALCTNAAVSATDAAARVVGGAALSPDLPFERLLRDARAGLTHPPTDAEAFERLGGALLEEVGKETQVP
- a CDS encoding MFS transporter; this translates as MSLTPTKTKRDPALFGVGFAAFLLLGLIQAAYGPAFSDFEQRFGVTTAAVAGVSSAHFLGSALGPLLLGALLTRLPLRAAVMIGSAVFALGLLGLSLAPIWPLMLLAALLTGLGFGFLSGGFNSAFATLGAGPASLINAMFGIGSVAAPLLALGFGAYPGPFMLLALLALGLTFALRSVRSWPAQPAELALSKVSPRRVGLFGLLFFSYVGIEAGLGSWATTHLAAIGNPHPEAVTSLFWLALTAGRLGFAAFAARLPFFRVVLVCAALALLGSLLITVPALAVAGYLVVGLGISPIFSTLLTWFTSLNPVRAAPLMLTAGSLGGAVFSALIGVLVARFGVQAVPLTVVADALLLGALVLWVRREVGSNH
- the lysS gene encoding lysine--tRNA ligase translates to MSDVAVSAPTPDDKPQRQLHEQTIARLNNQAALAEAGFETHPYSYPQTHHAADLLTAHPSGEHGERWDDEVSSLAGRVMLFRHMGGAAFADLQDESGTIQLYFGKKITEQFAATKKIDLGDIIGVKGVPFVTKTGQLTLEVQDWQPLVKSLHPLPSKVHGLQDEELRARRRYVDLMINPESRAAYRTRSKIVRAIRHYLDDHGFMEVEGPNLQTVPGGTEAKPFKTFHNALSHEFSLRISLELYLKRLLVGGFEKVYEIGRNFRNEGIDRTHNPEFTMLEAYFAYGDYNDMMKLVEQMLHSLVIEIHGQPVIEYQGKTVDFSLPFKRLDFVTALKEAAGLDFDPLDLAQLRVWSDGKHPEFRKVPDYKLLDKLGGEYVEGQLINPTFLTDMPLVISPLVKAHRSRAGLAERADLYVAGFELAPIYSELNDALDQRARFEAQTARRDAGDDEAHEQDEDFLLALEYGMPPTAGMGMGIDRLTMLLTNKDSIRDVLLFPLLKPEDGTPDAAQQTPPDQGMPEAAPS
- a CDS encoding response regulator, whose protein sequence is MTQSHTNAPTIRLLLVDDHDVVRQGLKMFLSLDESLEIVGEARNGAEAVTEAARLRPDVVIMDLMMPVLDGVQATRQIRAAQPEVEVLALTSALEEHKVNAAIQAGASGYLLKDASSDMLLTAIHHAARGEVYLHPEAAQRLVLDFRSPEMREHLTAREVLILQLMARGHSNRTIAGELSVGEPTVKTHVSRILGKLELESRTQAAVYALKAGIAKLE